Proteins found in one Colletes latitarsis isolate SP2378_abdomen chromosome 8, iyColLati1, whole genome shotgun sequence genomic segment:
- the LOC143344497 gene encoding tubulin monoglutamylase TTLL4, which produces MQGDPGHTDPWKFGNVSNRCVATATSGGSINLHQGIVDEWLIYEVVTEKALRDNVAKSASLDLRGQRTSRLTTSKSIVRGNAFYPKVCEEIIFDDRANGDKVLDIVSLSLRNSLFPHVPPYVLFRSHEHCCSKNLPKDFTQRLKWKLSASTPKILLKILINSGYQIVNKGNDWSGVWYPTFNDAWRYRRFRNFQKVNSIPGSHNLGSKDLLWTNLSRMTKKFGVEEYDFMPQTYILPKETRKFESMWQKYGADSTWIIKPPSAGRGQGIKIINQWWEIPKWHSVIVQRYISKPKLINGSKFDLRAYVLVTSIDPMRIYIYKEGLVRFATVRYVRDTNLNDKYMHLTNTSVNKLNPAYVPNDKVNSSKGHKWSFECLWSHLNEEGVNVAELWSKIKDIVVKTLIAAESDMNKAISGNLVSNYTCYELYGFDVLLDENLKPWLLEVNTLPSLQTDTLLDTAIKGPLVTNVLNMAGYQIPKNELTSGSNDTCDRRYDSIAHDSTLYSMALNSQEKAKQNEINVVQNRLDYLDRIVKRLTKDDLKLLIRYEDELAQVGNFEKIFPTNQSYVYLKFFKVERYYDRLLDAWEHRYSEKREKGIKRLKKYYVTQEAGESSTDFRSMNHFLKIP; this is translated from the exons ATGCAGGGAGATCCCGGCCATACTGATCCGTGGAAATTCGGGAACGTATCTAACCGATGCGTCGCGACAGCTACGTCCGGTGGATCGATTAACCTTCACCAGGGTATCGTCGACGAATGGCTGATCTACGAAGTGGTCACGGAGAAGGCTTTACGCGATAACGTTGCCAAATCGGCGAGCTTGGATTTACGAGGCCAACGAACGTCGAGATTAACGACTAGCAAAAGTATCGTTCGCGGGAATGCATTCTATCCGAAGGTTTGCGAGGAAATTATCTTCGACGACCGAGCGAACGGCGATAAGGTGCTAGACATCGTGTCGCTGTCATTGAGAAACAGTCTCTTTCCACACGTGCCACCGTACGTTCTCTTTCGCAGCCACGAGCACTGCTGCTCGAAAAATTTGCCCAAGGATTTCACGCAACGTCTCAAATGGAAGTTATCTGCGTCCACACCGAAGATTCTATTAAAAATCTTGATAAATTCGGGCTACCAAATAGTAAACAAGGGCAACGACTGGTCCGGCGTTTGGTATCCGACTTTCAACGACGCGTGGAGGTATCGGCGTTTCCGAAATTTCCAAAAG GTGAACAGCATACCGGGATCGCACAATTTAGGCAGCAAAGACTTGCTGTGGACCAATCTGAGCAGAATGACGAAGAAATTTGGGGTCGAGGAGTACGACTTCATGCCGCAGACGTACATTCTGCCGAAGGAGACGCGCAAGTTCGAAAGCATGTGGCAAAAATACGGCGCCGATAGTACGTGGATAATTAAACCACCATCGGCGGGTCGTGGCCAAGGTATCAAAATCATTAATCAATGGTGGGAGATTCCAAAGTGGCATTCGGTAATCGTTCAACGATACATCTCCAAACCGAAGCTCATTAACGGCTCGAAATTTGATTTACGCGCTTACGTTCTCGTAACGAGCATCGATCCGATGAGAATATACATCTACAAAGAAGGCTTGGTTCGCTTCGCCACGGTGAG ATACGTCCGAGACACCAACCTAAACGACAAATACATGCACCTAACCAACACTAGCGTGAACAAACTGAATCCGGCTTACGTGCCAAACGACAAGGTAAATTCATCCAAGGGCCATAAATGGTCCTTTGAATGTTTGTGGTCGCACCTGAACGAAGAAGGTGTGAACGTGGCCGAGCTGTGGTCCAAGATCAAGGATATCGTCGTTAAAACTCTTATAGCCGCCGAATCTGACATGAACAAGGCTATTtcgggaaacctggtttcgaattatACTTGTTACGAATTGTACGGATTCGATGTACTTCTCGATGAGAATTTAAAGCCATGGCTGCTCGAAGTTAATACCTTGCCGTCGCTACAAACAGACACGCTGCTCGATACGGCCATTAAG GGTCCTCTCGTCACGAACGTCTTGAACATGGCCGGATACCAGATCCCAAAAAATGAATTAACTTCCGGAAGCAACGATACGTGCGACAGAAGGTACGATTCGATAGCGCACGACTCTACGTTATACAGTATGGCGTTGAATTCGCAAGAAAAAGCGAAACAGAATGAAATAAACGTCGTGCAAAATCGCCTCGATTACCTGGATCGAATCGTTAAGAGGTTGACGAAGGACGACTTGAAGCTGCTCATCCGGTACGAAGATGAACTCGCGCAAGTAGGAAATTTCGAGAAAATCTTCCCAACGAACCAATCGTACGTGtacttgaaatttttcaaagtgGAACGATACTACGATCGGTTATTGGACGCTTGGGAACATCGTTACTCCGAGAAAAGGGAAAAAGGCATCAAGAGGTTGAAAAAATACT ACGTGACGCAAGAGGCTGGTGAAAGCTCTACAGACTTCAGAAGCATGAATCACTTCCTGAAAATTCCGTGA